The stretch of DNA GTAGATGACGAGCCTATCATCCGTAACGGGATCAGTGCATTTATCGACTGGGAAAAGGAAGGGGCATCGGTAGAAGAATTTGCAAATGGCGCGGAGGCACTGGCCCAATTAGAAAGCCGGGCTTACGATATTCTGATCACGGATATCAAAATGCCTCTAATGGACGGCATCGAGCTGATGAAGAAGGCCCTGGCCCTTTGCCCTTGGCTAAAGGTGATTCTAATCAGTAATTACAGTGATTTTAATTACGTAAAAGAAGGCTTGAAGCTTGGCGCCGTCGATTATTTGCTCAAGCTAACGCTCAAGCAGGAAGATCTGCTTGCCGTCTTGCGCCGCAGTATTTCTATGCTTGAGGAGGAACGGAAAAAGGTCTTTGAACTGAAATCGTATCAGCAAGGCGCCATGTATCTGGAACGGAAGCGCGCAGAGCAGGAAATCAAAAGACTGATCGTACAGGAGCAGGTTCTATCCTCTTCAACCGTCTGGATTCCTTCATGGCTGGAACATTCCTACGCCTGTGTGTATCTTATGCTCGATGGGGCTGAGGAATGGAAAGAAAATCACGGATACTTATATGTTCAGCTGCTGCTGGAGGAGCTGCAGGAAGCGTTCTATGAGCGTTCGGAGGAAGGAAGCGCGCTGCTAGCTGCTGAAAGCAGCCTGTTCTTGATCTTTCCCGGCCCGGAGGAGGAGGCCCGGCAGTGGCTTCTTCAGTGGAAGGAGCGGCTTCAAGCGGAGTGGGGAATTTCCGCGTCGGCCGGCTTCGCTGTGAAGCGGGGAGCAAGCCGTATACTGTCTGGATATTTCGCCAGCCGCTTCGCCTGTCAAAGGCGGTTCTTCGAAGGAGTGGGCGGATTATATAATGCAAGAGAAGCGGAAACCAGCTCCAGAGTAAAAGACACCGGGCTTGACTATGACTGGGAACCCTTCTTCGAGATGATCCGCAGCGGCGAACCGGTTTCATTCGCAGTTGATCTTGCGGTGGAACGCTGGAAGAGCATGGTTTTGAGTCCGGAAACGGTCCAGCAGGAGGCGATTGCTCTTCTTACCGAAGCCTGCCGGCTCCACGCCGACAACGGCGCCCTGCTTCCTGAACGGTATGAGCAGCTCCGCAAGACAGAGACATTGGAGCAGCTCGCGGCATTCATGGTTTGCGAGCTGGAGGAAATCGGGAAATCGTTCATTCCTAAATTGCTGGATAACGGGTACGGCGGACAGTTGGTTACAAAGGCGCTGGAATATATAGCCTCTCATTATACCGAGAACTTGACGCTGCAAAGCGTAGCGGATACCGTTCATCTCAGTAAAAGTTATTTCAGTCTGCTATTCAAAAAGCAAACCGACCGAACCTTTATCGATCATCTGATCGAGCTGCGGATTCGGGAAGCGAAGCGGCTGCTGACGCAGAGTGACAGCCGGATTTCCGATGTAGCCAAAGCCGCCGGGTTTAAAGACGTTAAATATTTCAGCAAGGTATTTAAAAAAAGTACGGGATCTACTCCTATGGAATATAGGGACAGTACAAAGATGTCAACTAGCGTATAACGAATAAAGGAGGAATCTTTAATTGGCCACGCGCTGGATATCCTTTATTCTGATCCTGCTGTTAACGGCCGGATGTGGAGGTACTTCCATGATCTCGAATCCGGAGAGCGTACAGACCCTTCAAGGGAATGATAAGACTGTTCTTATTTTCTGGCATACGTATAACGATAGGGAAACCCGGATACTGATGCAGGAGCTGATACCTGCTTTTGAGCGGGATCATCCGGACATCCGGATCAAGTGCATAAACTTAGCCAACAATAACGAATTAAAGTACAGCTTGATTGCGCGCGCCTCTTCGGGCCGCGGTCCGGATGTCGTCAGGATGGACATCGCCTGGGTACCCGAGTTTTCGCATAAGGGGCTGCTTGAGCCGTTAAACGGTTTTCCGGGCTTCAACGATCTGAGGGACGCGTTTCATCAAAAGGCCATGAGTGCAGGTTATTATAATGACCAGTATTACTCGATTCCGCTCAACCTGTATACGAAACTTACTATATTTAACCGGGAGCTTCTGGCGCGGTCCGGATACTCGGAGCCTCCGCACACCATGGATGAAATTCTGGAGCTGGCCCGTAAGCAGCATTTTGTAATCGGTCTGGCGGGCTTGGGACCTTGGGACACCCTTCCATACCTCTACAGTCTGGGAGGCTTATTTATGGACCGGGACTTTACGAGGGCTTCCGGATATTTGAATAGTGACCGTACCGTCCGGGCGGTGGAGAAGCTGGCGGATCTCTACAAGGACAAGCTCATTCATCTCTCGGCCCTGACCCAGGACCGGGATAACTGGGCAGGGGTACGGAACGGAAGCATGTTGTTAACGGATGAAGCACCATGGTTCTTCAGCTTGTTGAAAGAGTCCGACAAGAGACAGGCTCTTAAACAAACCCTATCTGTACCGTTTCCGAAGAGGAATGGAACGAGTTCCATTATAGGAGGCGAGAATTTGGTCATTATGAAAGGCAGCAGGCATCCGGTCGAGGCATGGGTTTTTATGAAATGGATGACTGGCCTCGAAGGGCAGCTAATTATGGCCAAGGCCGGGTTAATTCCGACTAATAAGGAAGCGGTTAAAGCGCTGAACGTTAGCAGTCACTCCTACCTCTATCCTTACGTTGAGGAGGTCGATGACTCTTTCCTGCGGCCGCCTGTGAAGAACTGGAGCAAAATCGATGAGATGTATACCGTCTACATGAATCAAATCTTTCTGGGCCATCTGTCCGCGAGGGAAGGCTTGGACCGTGCAGCCGAGGAAATTGATAAGCTGCTTAAAGATTAATGAAGTTAATGTCTGCTGGGCCTGGATCATAACCGAACCGCTTCAGGTCGATGGCTCCCTGCTCATCGAACTCGACGCCTTCCCCTATGAGGTACAGCCGCTGAATCTCGCCGGATTCCCCATCCGCCAGCGAGATTCTTCCCTGTGCATTAATGATCCGATGCCAGGGAAGCTTGTGGCTTCGGCTCATAGAGTGCAGAATCCGAACAATTTGCCTCGCCCCCCGCGGGCTTCCTGCTGCTGCGGCGACTCCTCCGTAAGTCATTACCATCCCTTCAGGGATGGATTGTATGATGCGAATGGCTTTTTCCGTAAACGGCGTCACTTTGAGGACGCTCCTTTCCTAAAGCTATATCTTTCAATTATATCAGAGAAAGGAAGAGCTGCCTAAACACATGTACCCTTGTCGAAGGGCAAATAGGAACGCTGATGGGCATTTACGGTGACGCAGCTTAAACCATTATTTTCCTACAGTCGGTTACTCGCACGCAGCGGGGGGCCGGTTTTTTAATTTCCACCTCCTGTTAATTAAAGGTATAATGAGAGGCAATCAGGGCGAAAGGCCCGATTCATCGATGGATCATTCGTTTCAGGAGGTGACCGGGAAAATGGCGGATAAGGTGATGAAATACATAACGATGCCCTCGCATTGGGGCCGGGAAGTCAGACATAAATACTACTCGCAGGGATCAGATACGCTGGCGGTTGTTTTTCCTGGGAAAAATTATCCGGCGGAGCTTCCTTTACTGCATTATGCGGGAAAGAACGCATTGGAGCACGGTTGCGATCTGCTGCTGCTGGAATATGGTTACCAAAGCGCGCGAACCGAGCTGAAGCGTGAGGAAATGGGAATTATCGAGGAAGAATGCGGGAGGGCGCTCGCATCAGTGCCGGGCTATAAACGACTGCTGTTCATCGGTAAAAGTATCGGCGCGGTCATCGCAGGCAGCCTCGCAGCATCCTCAGATTCCTCTGTAAAGGCGGAGTGTCTGTATCTGACACCATTACGGGATACGGTTCCTTACATCAAACGTTCGGGCGGCACCGTTATATATGGCGGAAGCGACCCTTTGTTCAGCGAGGAGGACGCGGCAGGAATCAGCAATCTAACGAACGTAGCATTGTACAAAATCGACGAAGCCAATCATTCCCTTGAAGTCGGCAGCGTCAACGAGTCTTTAGCCGTTCTTATTGTGGTTAATAATTTAGTACATGAATTTTATCGCGGAGCGCTGGGTTCGTGAGGAGTGAACGCGGTTATGCGGATGGAAATTGAACGGATTGGCTGGGAAATCACGAATAGTTGAAAGGCGGATGACCATGATATTGGAGGCGGCTATGCTGCACATCAAGCAGGGAATGACGGAGGCGTTTGAAGACAGCTTCAAGGAGGCCTCGCCACTCATTTCCTCCATCGATGGCTATTTGGGCCACGAACTGCAAAAATGCTTGGAAGACGATCACAAGTACTTGCTGCTAGTGCGCTGGCGGAATCTTGAGGACCATACGGTAGGATTCAGGGAATCCCCGCAGTATCTGGAGTGGAAGGCGCTGCTTCATCACTACTACAGCCCGTTTCCGGTGGTCGAGCATTTTGCCAACATCGAGCTGAAATAAGCGAAAGACGGAAAAGGAGGCCTTCCCGTGGAAAAGTATATTGCCCTGATTCGCGGCATCAACGTCGGAGGGAATAAGATCGTCAAGATGCAGGATCTGAAGACGATGCTTCAGTCACTCGGGTTTCAGAATGTAAAGACCTATATTCAGAGCGGAAACGTGGTGTTCGATGGCCGGGATACCGGGGATGAGGCGCTTGGGGAAGCCATTGAACAAGGCATTCGCGAGACTTTCGGCTTTGAAGCATCCGTGGTTATCCGCACTGCGAAGGAGCTGGAGGCGGCAATCGCGAACAACCCGTTCGAGCTGACCGAGGCAGAGGAGTTCAAGCGGTTGTATGTTTCTTTTCTGGCCGGAGAGCTTACGGATGAAGCGCTGGAGCGGCTGCGCCCTTATGAGGACGGAGAGGACAAGCTGCGCGTCGTTGGCAAGGAAATGTACATTCTCTATAAAACGAAAGTAGCGATTCACCGCTGTTCAAGGTCCCCCTGGAAAAAATAATGGGCGTGTCCGCCACGTCCCGCAACTGGAACACGGTGAACAAGCTTGCGGCGCTGGCACGAGAAGAATGATATGAAGAAACGTCTTGTTCGTGAGCGCCTGAATTTGGAAAATAATAGACGTCAAAGACCATAAGCTGCTTCCGGCGCTCTGCTGGAGGCAGCTTATTTGCTTTTAAATACAACTATATGTCTTGAAGCGGCAACGAGCATACCGCCCTATCACCCTTAGGGCGGCTGGCAGAGGCGGAAGTTTTCGAAAAATTGCTACGTTTATACATCTTTTTACTCGTAGAACCCTCTCCCTAACTCAATTCCTGCAAATGCGCAGGCACTTAGCATCCAATCTCCCCATAGCGGCGTTCAAGCATTAAATAGATGCACAATCGCATCTATTTCTCTTTTTCTAGGAGAAATTCATCGCGAAGCCTGCAGATTTGCAGGAAATGCAGCCTGCGCTACCTGCGCTGCCTGCGCTGCCTGTTCTGCTGGAACAGACGAGAACAGACAGAACAAAACAAACTAAACGAACAAAACGAACAAAACGAACAAAACGATAGCCTGTTCCCTCTATCCCTTTTCTTCACAAGGATGGACGGTATGGCTTGTCAGCAGCCGATTTGTTCCTTCAGAAAACATTCAGCGGGCATTCATTATGAGTTAAGGTAGGGATGCAATAATACAGTACGGAAGAGGAAGCGGCGGCCTGTAGGCAGCCGGAGAAACAATGAGCGGATGGAGAGTGATTAAGTGAGACTAATTAGGAAGCTGGGTTCCGATCTCGTTCTGGTGGCTATATTGCTGCTTGCGGCATTTCTGTACGGCTACGGGATCTGGAACGACAAGTACGTCAATCTGTACTATACAACTGCGGTGGGAAGCATGCTGCAGAGCTGGCATAATTTCTTCTATGCTTCGCTGGACTCGGCGGGTTCGGTAACGGTGGATAAGCCTCCGGTCGTGTTCTGGATACAGACGCTGTTCGCCTGGATATTCGGCCTGAAGGGCTGGAGCGTTATTCTTCCCCAGGCGCTGGCCGGTGTGGGGTCGGTACTGCTGGTCTATCTGCTGATCAAACCGGCTTTTGGCAAAATGGCGGCCCGTATCGGTGCTCTTGCAATGGCTCTTACGCCGGTGGCGGCGGCCGTCAGCAGAACGAACAATATCGATGCCATGCTCGTGTTCACGCTGCTGCTGGCAACGTGGTTTTTGTTCAGGGGAACCAAGAGCAGCAAGATCGGCAGTCTAATCGCCGCATTCGCCCTAATCGGCGTGGCGTTCAACGAAAAGATGCTTCAGGCTTACATGGTGGTTCCGGCCTTCTATCTCTTTTATTGGCTGGCGTTAAAGATGAACTGGAAGAAAAAAGCGGGCGTGCTGGCCGCATGCACTGCTGTCATGCTGGCCGTCTCCGTATCCTGGGCGGTTATCGTGGATTCGGTCCCGGCCAGCGAGCGCCCTTTTGTCGGCAGCAGCACCACTAACTCGGTCATGAAGCTGGCTTTCGGGTATAACGGCGTATCGCGTCTGACCGGGGACCGGGGCAATGCGGGGCGAGGAAGCTTCCCGCAGGGAATGAACGGAGAGATGCCGTTGTGGAACGGCGGCGAAGGCATGAACGGTGCAATGCCCGGAATGGGCGGCGCCGTGCCGGGGACGAACGGCGGAAATAGTGACGGACAGGACGGCGGAGGCCAGGCGGCCGGAAATCAGAACGGAAATGCTGCGGTCGGACAGAGTACGAATGCGGCATCATCCGGCACGCAGGACGGATCCTCCGCGGACGATGGCCGGCAGAATGGAGGAGTGGGCGGGCAGTTCCCGGGAAACGGAGCGGATGACGGCGGCAGAAGGGAATTCGGACAAATGGGCGGCAACCGCGGCGGGATAGGCGGCGGAGCGGGCGGCATGTTCAATACCGGCACGGCGGGACCGCTGCGGCTGTTCCAATCGGAGCTGTCCGGGCAGGCCAGTTGGCTGCTTCCATTCATCCTGTTGGGCTGCGTTGGCATCTTCTCCGGTCTGCGCAGAAGACATTTTACGCAGAAGCATAAGGAGGCCATCTTCTGGCTGGCTTGGCTGATTCCGGTCGCGGGCTTCTTCAGTATCGCGGGCTTCTTTCATCAATATTATCTCATTATGATGGCTCCGCCGATCGCGGCGCTTACCGGGGCGGGCTTCGTCAAGCTGTGGAGCTTGTACCGCGAGCGTACGGACTGGCTCTCCTGGCTGCTGCCGGCAGCCATTCTGGCAACGGCAGGCTTCGAGTGGTATATTCTCAATCCGTATAAAGAAACCATCGGGGCCGGCTGGTCCATCGGCATTCTGGCCGGTGGCATTGCAGCTGCCGGGCTGCTGGCGCTCTTCAAAATCACCAAGAAGCCGCTGACTCGAATCACGGCAGTTGCCGGACTGCTCGTCCTGCTGATCGGCCCACTCTACTGGTCGCTCACGCCGATTGCCTATGGCCTGAACAGCATGACTCCAGCCGCG from Paenibacillus sophorae encodes:
- a CDS encoding alpha/beta hydrolase, which translates into the protein MDHSFQEVTGKMADKVMKYITMPSHWGREVRHKYYSQGSDTLAVVFPGKNYPAELPLLHYAGKNALEHGCDLLLLEYGYQSARTELKREEMGIIEEECGRALASVPGYKRLLFIGKSIGAVIAGSLAASSDSSVKAECLYLTPLRDTVPYIKRSGGTVIYGGSDPLFSEEDAAGISNLTNVALYKIDEANHSLEVGSVNESLAVLIVVNNLVHEFYRGALGS
- a CDS encoding ArnT family glycosyltransferase; amino-acid sequence: MRLIRKLGSDLVLVAILLLAAFLYGYGIWNDKYVNLYYTTAVGSMLQSWHNFFYASLDSAGSVTVDKPPVVFWIQTLFAWIFGLKGWSVILPQALAGVGSVLLVYLLIKPAFGKMAARIGALAMALTPVAAAVSRTNNIDAMLVFTLLLATWFLFRGTKSSKIGSLIAAFALIGVAFNEKMLQAYMVVPAFYLFYWLALKMNWKKKAGVLAACTAVMLAVSVSWAVIVDSVPASERPFVGSSTTNSVMKLAFGYNGVSRLTGDRGNAGRGSFPQGMNGEMPLWNGGEGMNGAMPGMGGAVPGTNGGNSDGQDGGGQAAGNQNGNAAVGQSTNAASSGTQDGSSADDGRQNGGVGGQFPGNGADDGGRREFGQMGGNRGGIGGGAGGMFNTGTAGPLRLFQSELSGQASWLLPFILLGCVGIFSGLRRRHFTQKHKEAIFWLAWLIPVAGFFSIAGFFHQYYLIMMAPPIAALTGAGFVKLWSLYRERTDWLSWLLPAAILATAGFEWYILNPYKETIGAGWSIGILAGGIAAAGLLALFKITKKPLTRITAVAGLLVLLIGPLYWSLTPIAYGLNSMTPAAGPDSRSGMGGGMNRAFGGGSGEGGMMGMPDGNMPDAADTQSGTSVQDGANAQNGTGAQSDDGAPDSRFGGGQFGFGGSESENVNESLVAYLKEHNTGQEYLFATTNYSTGGPYIIEGSKVVILNGFSGSDVVYTTDTLQALVESGKVKYFYISGGGMGGGREGNSELTTWITEHGTEVPSSEWQGASGGTSGTLYEVTLN
- a CDS encoding MGMT family protein, with amino-acid sequence MTPFTEKAIRIIQSIPEGMVMTYGGVAAAAGSPRGARQIVRILHSMSRSHKLPWHRIINAQGRISLADGESGEIQRLYLIGEGVEFDEQGAIDLKRFGYDPGPADINFINL
- a CDS encoding antibiotic biosynthesis monooxygenase family protein, which codes for MILEAAMLHIKQGMTEAFEDSFKEASPLISSIDGYLGHELQKCLEDDHKYLLLVRWRNLEDHTVGFRESPQYLEWKALLHHYYSPFPVVEHFANIELK
- a CDS encoding DUF1697 domain-containing protein, translated to MEKYIALIRGINVGGNKIVKMQDLKTMLQSLGFQNVKTYIQSGNVVFDGRDTGDEALGEAIEQGIRETFGFEASVVIRTAKELEAAIANNPFELTEAEEFKRLYVSFLAGELTDEALERLRPYEDGEDKLRVVGKEMYILYKTKVAIHRCSRSPWKK
- a CDS encoding extracellular solute-binding protein, whose protein sequence is MATRWISFILILLLTAGCGGTSMISNPESVQTLQGNDKTVLIFWHTYNDRETRILMQELIPAFERDHPDIRIKCINLANNNELKYSLIARASSGRGPDVVRMDIAWVPEFSHKGLLEPLNGFPGFNDLRDAFHQKAMSAGYYNDQYYSIPLNLYTKLTIFNRELLARSGYSEPPHTMDEILELARKQHFVIGLAGLGPWDTLPYLYSLGGLFMDRDFTRASGYLNSDRTVRAVEKLADLYKDKLIHLSALTQDRDNWAGVRNGSMLLTDEAPWFFSLLKESDKRQALKQTLSVPFPKRNGTSSIIGGENLVIMKGSRHPVEAWVFMKWMTGLEGQLIMAKAGLIPTNKEAVKALNVSSHSYLYPYVEEVDDSFLRPPVKNWSKIDEMYTVYMNQIFLGHLSAREGLDRAAEEIDKLLKD
- a CDS encoding response regulator translates to MYRVLIVDDEPIIRNGISAFIDWEKEGASVEEFANGAEALAQLESRAYDILITDIKMPLMDGIELMKKALALCPWLKVILISNYSDFNYVKEGLKLGAVDYLLKLTLKQEDLLAVLRRSISMLEEERKKVFELKSYQQGAMYLERKRAEQEIKRLIVQEQVLSSSTVWIPSWLEHSYACVYLMLDGAEEWKENHGYLYVQLLLEELQEAFYERSEEGSALLAAESSLFLIFPGPEEEARQWLLQWKERLQAEWGISASAGFAVKRGASRILSGYFASRFACQRRFFEGVGGLYNAREAETSSRVKDTGLDYDWEPFFEMIRSGEPVSFAVDLAVERWKSMVLSPETVQQEAIALLTEACRLHADNGALLPERYEQLRKTETLEQLAAFMVCELEEIGKSFIPKLLDNGYGGQLVTKALEYIASHYTENLTLQSVADTVHLSKSYFSLLFKKQTDRTFIDHLIELRIREAKRLLTQSDSRISDVAKAAGFKDVKYFSKVFKKSTGSTPMEYRDSTKMSTSV